One Algoriphagus sp. Y33 genomic window, ATAGTCATAAGTTTCCAAAAGCATGTTTCTACCCAGGTTCACGTTGTTTGGATTGATATTTAGGAATCTGTTGTAATTATAGATGTCTACACCAAGAGCTCCTGTAAATAAGATATCAAGAGCAAAACCTTTGTAAGAGAATTGCTGAGTCATACCAAAAGTGAATTTCGGCCAAGGATTTCCAATGAAAGTCTGATCACGCTCATCAATCACCCCATCACCATTCAGATCCTTGTATTTAATATCACCCACATAGATGCCGTTTTCACGATCCACCTGGATAGGATTTCCTGAATTGTCCACCGGTCTCGCACTAGACTCCACTTCCTCTATTGATTGGAATAAGCCATCAGCCTGATAGCCATAGAACAACCAAGGAGCAAAACCTGGCTGAGCTCTTGCAGTGAAGTTATTTAACCACCATGCAGTACGATCTATAAAAGCAGTCTCAGAGAAGAATTTGGTAACTTCCGTTCTGAAACCTGAGAAGTTATAATTGGAGCTCCAAGAAAACCCGCTGGCTCTGTTATCGATATTGATGGTATTAATGGTAATTCCATAACCTCTGTTTTCCAATGCACCGATATTCACTGTAGGAGTACCGATGCTTCCTTCTGCAGACGTCCCCATATACCATGGCAGCGGATTAGGCAGGAGCAAATTGTCCGTTTTCTTCAAATAGAAGTCACCTTCAATTTGAAGCCTGTTGTTCAGCATATTCAAATTAAAACCAAGGTTTATCGTGGATGTCTCTTCCCACTTCAGATTTGGATTGCCAAATCTGGAGACCAAGAAACCACCTCCCCAAGGAGTAGGAATACTTGGCGAGCTAAGTGGTGCATAGATCGCCATTGCATCGCCCTGATTACCGGTAAGACCTGTTTCAAAACGGATCTTTAACTCATCCATCCATCTTACATCCTGTAAGAAGTTTTCTTCAGAAACTCTCCATGCCGCAGAAAGAGAAGGGAAATATCCCCATCTATTCTCAGGACCGAAGTTTGCGGAACCATCAGCTCTAAATGCACCCAATAAGATGTATTTTTCGTTGAACGTATAATTTGCTCTAGCAAAGTAAGACTCCATCGCCCATTGGTTTGCCCCACCGCTATTGGTAGCACCTTGAGCAGATCCCAATCCTATTTGCTGAAGGTCATTAGAAGGAAAATTAACCCTTCCTGCATTTAAAAATTCGTATTGGCTCTCCTGTGCTTCATGGCTTACCATTACATCCAATGCATGCTTACCCCAAACTTCACTGTAGGTAAACATCTGATTCCAGTTCCAATAGAAGCTGTTACTGGATTCTTGGGTCAGTGTATTTGTGTCATTTGTCACTACACCCAGTGTATAGGTAGGGGTAAAGAAGTGTCCGTTGCTGTAGTTGATATTGGTATTCACCATAGAACGGAATTTCAGACCTTTGACAATGTCTACTTCAACATTGAAGCCGCCCTGCAACCCTCTTCTTTTATAGGTTCTTTCCAACAGATTCGCCAACGCAATCGGGTTAGCAGGAGTGAATTGCAAACTTGATCCATTGATGGGGTCAGCTCCACCCCAAGATCCATCGGGATTCGTTACCGGTACATTTGGTGCCATTTGAATGGCGTTGTTGATCACGTCAGAACTACCTGTAGCCAGTTCTTCATCAGTGTGAAACACTTGCAGGTTCAAGCCCAATTTCAACCATTTCCTAGTCTGGTTATCTATATTTGTTCTTACAGAATAACGATCAAATGAAGAACCTATGGCTACACCTTCCTGATTGAAATATTCACCTGAGATATAGAATTTAGTCTTTTCATCTCCGCCTGTAAGCGTGATATTGTGTTTGTTCAAAGGAGCTGTTTTGAAAAGGGCATCTTGCCAGTTGGTCCCTTCACCCAAAAGCGATGGATCCAAAAAAGCAGCCGGCGGATCAATACCTGTAATTTCTCCGATTTCATTGGTCATTGTCGCATATTGTCCCAATGACATTACATCTAAATTCTCAGGCTTGTCCTGAAGCGTATACAGGTAATTATATGTGATTTTGGTTTCACCTGCTTTACCACGCTTAGTGGTAATCATGATCACACCATTGGTGCCTCTAGAACCATAAATCGCAGTAGCAGAAGGCCCTTGCAATACTTCCATAGACTCAATATCACTAGGATTAAGTCCGGCAAGCGGGTTTGTAGAAGAAGTATTTCCAAAAGATACGGCTGCAGGCTGTACCTGAACACCGTCGATTACATAAAGTGGCTGATTAGTTCCGCCAATAGAATTGACACCCCGGATATTCACTGAGATCCCTCCCCCGGGAGCACCTGTATTTTGCGTCACATATACACCCGCGGCACGACCCTGTAGAGCCTGCTCTACCGTAGTATTGACAGTACGCTCTATATCTTCAGATGTCACAGATACCTGTGCACTGGACATATCACGTTTTTTCATAGTACCATAACCTACCACTACAACCTCGTCCAAAGAAGCCATATCTTCTTCTAGGGAAATGTTGATCGTGGACTGGTTACCTACCACGACTTCTTGGGATTTGTAGCCGATAAAGCTAAAAACCAAGACGGATTGAGAAGAAGGAGCTGTAATAGAATAAGTTCCATCTACGTCAGTTGCTACACCAGTGGTGGTTCCTTTCACCAGCACTGTTACTCCGGGAAGGGAAAGTCCATCGCCTGCAGAATTCACGGTTCCTGTGACCGTGACCTGAGCCTGAACTACACCTACCAGAAGCATAAGCCAAATCGGTAATAGTTTTTTCATCATGAGGGGTTTAATTGTAAGAAATTGTTATATAGGTTTTGAGCAGGAAAAGGTTTTCCCGAGGTAAAATTTAATCTGCTTGTCAGTAGGCTGTCTTTCATTCAGTTTGGGTTTCGTTAAGTAAAAATCGTCGTAACAAACACCAAAAACTGAGGGGTATTCCTTGCACCGGACTTGCATTCCGGTGATCATTGAATCTGTGGAATTCAATTTATAAAGAATAGGATCAGATTTTTGGGTTTACTGCTTTGATCCGAATAAATGTAGATTTAGTATTCCGGGCAGAGGGTATTCAAATGTTTTTAATGAGGGTATCAAATGTTAACCCTTGCGAAATCGATTGAAAACAAGGTTTTTACACTGTTTTATTGCTCGTGATTAGCAGGGAAAAAGAAAAAAATTTTTCACATAATCCTCTTCAGACTATTCAAGATTCTTTTCCAACGCCTTTTTGACTTGTTCTCCCCATGGCTTAACCTGAGCATCGGTCCAGTTTCCTTCGGAAGATGCTTCCGGCAATAGCATGGAACAGGTCTCATTCTTATCGGCAATAGACCACGCCGCCCAAGAGATTTTTCTACTCTCCATCCAGCTCAGCCATGCATTCCAAGAAGCCGCATCGATAGGTCCGTCTCCGGTGGCTTCCATCCCGGCACATTCTGTAACAAAAATCGGCAGCCCGTCTTGGAATACTTTTTCTGCCCTCTCTCTCAAATAGTCCTTATGGGTAGCTGCATAAAAATGGAGTACATACATAATGTTCTCCTGATTTAGAATAGGATCCTGAGCCACAAGATGGATATCCTGACTCCAAGTAGGCGATCCTACCAAGATTAGATTATCAGGATCGTGCTTTCTGATTTCGGTGATAATATCTTCACTATATGCTTTGACTTCTTCCCAAGTCTCATAATCGGGCTCGTTGAAAAGCTCATAAATCACATGTGGATTATCTCCATA contains:
- a CDS encoding TonB-dependent receptor codes for the protein MKKLLPIWLMLLVGVVQAQVTVTGTVNSAGDGLSLPGVTVLVKGTTTGVATDVDGTYSITAPSSQSVLVFSFIGYKSQEVVVGNQSTINISLEEDMASLDEVVVVGYGTMKKRDMSSAQVSVTSEDIERTVNTTVEQALQGRAAGVYVTQNTGAPGGGISVNIRGVNSIGGTNQPLYVIDGVQVQPAAVSFGNTSSTNPLAGLNPSDIESMEVLQGPSATAIYGSRGTNGVIMITTKRGKAGETKITYNYLYTLQDKPENLDVMSLGQYATMTNEIGEITGIDPPAAFLDPSLLGEGTNWQDALFKTAPLNKHNITLTGGDEKTKFYISGEYFNQEGVAIGSSFDRYSVRTNIDNQTRKWLKLGLNLQVFHTDEELATGSSDVINNAIQMAPNVPVTNPDGSWGGADPINGSSLQFTPANPIALANLLERTYKRRGLQGGFNVEVDIVKGLKFRSMVNTNINYSNGHFFTPTYTLGVVTNDTNTLTQESSNSFYWNWNQMFTYSEVWGKHALDVMVSHEAQESQYEFLNAGRVNFPSNDLQQIGLGSAQGATNSGGANQWAMESYFARANYTFNEKYILLGAFRADGSANFGPENRWGYFPSLSAAWRVSEENFLQDVRWMDELKIRFETGLTGNQGDAMAIYAPLSSPSIPTPWGGGFLVSRFGNPNLKWEETSTINLGFNLNMLNNRLQIEGDFYLKKTDNLLLPNPLPWYMGTSAEGSIGTPTVNIGALENRGYGITINTINIDNRASGFSWSSNYNFSGFRTEVTKFFSETAFIDRTAWWLNNFTARAQPGFAPWLFYGYQADGLFQSIEEVESSARPVDNSGNPIQVDRENGIYVGDIKYKDLNGDGVIDERDQTFIGNPWPKFTFGMTQQFSYKGFALDILFTGALGVDIYNYNRFLNINPNNVNLGRNMLLETYDYARIDMDGSGNPFIVNAGTDVPRITATDLNGNGTRISDKFVEDGSYVRVKNINLSYVVPNELLGRQNVVRGLKLAFGVQNAFTFTKYKGYDPEVGASIGNNVSANNQLIGVDYGRYPQTRMYTFSLGVDF
- a CDS encoding glycoside hydrolase family 5 protein; this encodes MKKLIVIAGLILSSCSEASAPDPTPIPPVSTPDPVGEVSYFGKLQVTDGKLTDSNGEPVMLRGVSFGWHNWWPRFYNASAVQWLKSDWNANLVRAAMGVDPADAYLENPEFAIGKIKAVVDAAIAEDMYVIIDWHSHDLYPEQAKAFFIEMAKTYGDNPHVIYELFNEPDYETWEEVKAYSEDIITEIRKHDPDNLILVGSPTWSQDIHLVAQDPILNQENIMYVLHFYAATHKDYLRERAEKVFQDGLPIFVTECAGMEATGDGPIDAASWNAWLSWMESRKISWAAWSIADKNETCSMLLPEASSEGNWTDAQVKPWGEQVKKALEKNLE